The genome window ATTGAAATTGGAAGGAGAAACATACCAGAGAATTTTTAGGTATATTCTCATTCTATTATTACTGCCACTGAATATAtttcatgtgtgtgtattgtggaaTAATATTATGTTATTCATGTGTTTTACTCTGGTTTTTCTTAGTGGGAAGGCAGAGAGACTCACCCTGAAGGACCAGACTGTGATCATGGACGTTGCTTCTTCTATCACGCAGTCAGCATTACTCCCATGTCTCTTGTCATCGTATAGGTTGGAGAAACAGTTGACCTCTTTTATTCACAGTACATCATATTGTAATTatgtgcgtgtggtgtgtgtgtctgtgtgttggtccTGCAGGCCTCCCATGTCAGTAGGAGCAGGCCTGTGGTGCCAGCGAGTCCACCCTGTATTAGGAGGTGGGTTACCTCTACTTATCCCACCTGAGGCCATGGAGAGAGGCCTGTATGGGGAGCTGCACCTCCTACCAGTCACTGTTCTCACCCCCTGTGTGCTGCAGTACCCTAACCTGGCAACCAgagtcacacacatacagatatcctttatctatcacacacacacacacacaccttcactctcATTCCTGTGTTATGTCTTGTGTGTTATATATTCATATCCCCTTGCCTTGGGGGCTAGTTGTTTAGATAAGGCCGTTTGAAAGATGTCTGAGTAGTGACAGTAGACCCTTATTCCTACTGAACCATCAGTCTTTAACCCCAGTGGTACGTGCTGCTGTACAGCCCCAGTAACCTTCCCCTGCTGGGGCCCTCAGCCTTCCTACAgcagctgcctgcctgtctggccCTGGAGGGGCTGGGTCTCTCTGGGCTTACCTGTACCCCAACACACTCCACCACCTCAGGTACTGCGATGAGCAAAATATTAAATAATATATcacatttgatttgtttatctAGTGATGATAAAGtgttttatataaatatatattttatctaAGCATATTGTTATAACAtagaaacaatgtaaaacatGTCCTGATACACAGGTTAAATACCTACTCCTTGCAGTGAGGGATTGAGTCAGGTTTGGACAATTGTTTTGCTAATACTGTTCAGTATTTGTATTCACCAATGACTATATGGGGCATGAACTACATTTCCATAATTTAGCATTGAATAGGCGTGACTATGCAAAGATGTGTTCAGTGCATGTTGCCTATTATTATCATCAGCATGACCTAAATATTTAGAAATGACATCCAGTCCACTGAACACAGCTTGTTATGTATGCATTATTATGTTCAGACTAGGGCCTTGCTGACAAACTCATTTACTGTGTGATGACGCTAACAATCCATCTGCTAATTCCAAACAGCCATTCTTTCAACACTGTCTTACATTAACATTACTTTGCTACCACCTCTCAACAGATTCACTCTGCAGTGACACTGTGTACACTATAGACAGAGCACAGTGTCAGGAAACTGAGCAAGAAGGGATCCCCGCTGTGGATCAgaacctctctctgttcctgttcCTCCAGCACAGTGACCCCTTCCACTCCCAGCTCTCTGACTTCATGGGTGAGGAAATAACCTCAACAAACAAAAGCGCTGCTTTAAGTACCCTGACTGATAAAGCTGTGGTTCACTCAAGGAGAAAATTAGTTTATGTCTTACCACAGGCTTGTTTCACTCAGTGTCAACTCAATATGATTTAACAGACAGTTAAAGTTACAGCTCACTGTGCTCAGGAGGTAGAAAGCAGACCACAGTCAAACTCCTGTTTGTCTCTTAGTTTAAATGATTGGAGTGGAGTTTAAATTTAAAACCCAATGTTGCATTATAGTGTTCTGATGTTATAAGTAATCAAAAGAACAAAACCGTTGAAGTGGCATATTTGTGATTACCCATAAACCACATGCTTACCTGTCAGCACCCTTTCTTTAGAAGACCAATTCAGTGACCTCATTGTTATTTTAATTGTGCATTCTGACATTCGAAGCAATTGTGGTTCACTCCAGGGTGACATTGAAATATCAATTTACATTGTCTCTCATCTCATCACAGTGGTTTGGCTGAAAGTTTCATGTCTTCCTGCAGCCAGCGAGGAGCTGTTAGAGCTCCACCTGGAGGATGTGTTGAGGTACAACAGGGAGGCGGTGACAGCAGCCCTGAACACACTGCTGCAGAGCATGCTGAAAGACCAGCAGCTGAGAGACCAGGCAAGTGCTCTGTACTTAAAGTCTATACACACTCACTGACTTAcctacgcaggcacacacacatacacacacacacacacacacacacacacatacacatacacagggTAAAGCACTATGTACTCTGACTATACACATTGCACAAAATTCACTATCAGAGATTCTCTTCTAATCATTATATGTATGGCATTTCCCAAACCTATGTACATGTTTGGACGATTTTCTGTCTCTctgcatgtctctctgtctgtctgtctctcttgcctgtctgtctctgtctggttttctctctgtgtgtctgtcagtatctgcttacctgtctgtctgtctctctgtcgatatgtctgtctctgtgtgtcggCCTGCCTGTTGGTCTGCCTGTCTCTCGGTCGGTCTTCCTGTCTGTcgatctgcctgcctgcctgtctgttggTCTGTCAGGCTCAGGAGAAGATGTGCTCTGCCCTGGGGGTGATGCTGAGATCTATAGGCTGTGTGGTGAGCAGCAGCACCAACATAGAGTTCAGAGCTGCCTGTCTGGACCGCATGATGGTAGCTACATAACTACTGCAATTACTGTACTGTGAAAGAGCCTAAACAATACATTTTGATCGATTTCACAGTATATGACTGgtgactcagtgtgtgtgtgtgtgtgtgtgtgtgtgtgtgtgtgtgtgtgtgtgtgtgtgtgtgtgtgtgtgtgtgtgtgtgtgtgtgtgtgtgtgtgtgtgtgtgtgtgtgtgtgtgtgtgtgtgtgtgtgtgtgtgtgtgttttaggtgcAGGACACCTATGAGCTGTCAGCCTCTCTCCATGAGTCTCTACAGAGAGTCACAGCTGGCCGTGTAGTGCCTAGTGGCAGGTGTTACTGGGGACAGGTCAGTGGGATGTGAATCCAGGGTGTTGAGTCCAGTGTATTAtactagggccctgtgttttgcaCAATCATGTGACATGGCAAGATTTTATCCTGTATTTTAAGCCTTATCCAGAAATTTGAATTACACCAAAAAATAAAGCAATTGTCTGAGGATGGTGCTGGACCATCTGACATACAAAGAAAAGGGGACAGTGATGAAAAAgctttaaataaaggttgaaatccAGGCATGCCACTTATGATACAGTATTTGTGGATGTCCACTAATAAATTATGCCATGTAAACAATGTATAATATGATATATTGTGTTATGATAAGTGGCCAAGTCTAACACTATGGTTGTGTTACTGCTTTGAAATGTTCTAGATTGTGCTGGACTTGAGTTCAGTATTATAAATACCCTTGTAGCCGTGGCTAGGGTATGTGAGCATATGATTTACTAGTCCTGTGTTTACCACTGTGTTCCTTAGGCGGACACACTCACCTGCAGCAGACCTTCCAAGAACTTTGCAAGTGGGAATGAAATCTGAACATGCTGTTTCGTGCTCTTGTATCATAACAGTCAATTCattgtatttgttttgtattaTATATTGTGATATTTATTAAGTGCGATATAAATATGTATGTTTCTATGATATGAATGTAAATTAAAACTGGAAGACACAGCGAGACATAATTTTTTTCTCTGTATTCATGTATTTTATGGATTTAAACATTAAGCGTCACTATCAAAATAAACAGTAGATGGCAGTGCAGCTTGGCAAATACACCTAGCGCATCGTTTTGTAGCTCTAGGGTTTGATCTGTGACGTCTAATCCGGCCGCCAACATCTGCGACGAATTTTCGCGGCAAAATCGATGAGAAGTGTACGGAAAGGTAATGGTAGTTTCCCGACTGCTATTGTTATTATTAATCAAGTTATTGTTGGTTGTCGTATAACTTGTTAGCTAGTCAACGTTTAGTTGGTTCACGTATTTGGGAATCATAATGATGTCTGAAGTGGTAGCAAGGCTGTGAAAATGGCTAGTTAGCAGGCTTTTTAACTATCACAACATTGTTCTTGGCAGCAGTTGGCTGATTTATCTTGTTTTATTTGTAGTTTTTTTTCCTTATCAGATATTCCACACGTAAATTGGCTCAGTTAATTTGTAAAACAATGGCATTAGTAAATGCAGATCGAATCGAATCGGAGCTGAACATTTTCGACATTGTTTGTGGAGACGACATATTGGACAAGAGTAAGTGCAATTTTCTTCTTCCCTCGGTCTTATCCCATTAAGCAAACAAACTTGCTTTGCTAATGTTTTGTTAGCCAAATGATCAGTGATCTTGGCATAATTTCTACTTATTTTCCAGTGTTGGAGCAGTGTCTGTGCAACAGGTTGCAGGGGGATGAGATAGTTCTGGAGTGGGTGGCTTTCAGCACCACCAAGGGAGGATTGAAACTCAGTTTGAACACACTGGATCAGTTTGAGCATGAGGTGGGAGAAAGACACATGACCCctttctcactctcacacactcgcTTGGTGTTCATTGTTGCATGTCTGATCTTGGGCTGCTGCAGGTTCTAAACAAGAAATACAAGGCCAAGCCGGCCATCGCAAAGCGAGAGGAATCACACAACAGAACCAGGGATATCAACTCGCTGCATGACCTGTATCCTCTACAGTTTATACACACACAATCTCTATCTCAGTGTTAAATGTTTCGCTTAGGATTGCTGAAGAAATATTccagtgtgtgtttatatgttagACAGTTTGAACAATACAGGACTTTATCTGGTGCTGTCCTTTAACTTTGCCTTTCCAGAATcaaagcagaagaagaagaggagagtcTTCTGGACTCCTATTCCACCCCAGCTAAGGTATTTTACACATACACTCACTGGACAGTTTATTAAGTACATCCATCTAGTAACGGGTTGGACATCCCCTTCACCTCCAGTGGTGTGCCTAATAAACTGTCTGTTGAGTGCATGTCTCTGCAAATGTTACTTTCAGTGAGGTGTCTGTCTGTTGATATGTGTTGTACAAAGCATTACCTCTGCTCTGTGTATTTTTAGGGTTCTCAGAAG of Salvelinus alpinus chromosome 4, SLU_Salpinus.1, whole genome shotgun sequence contains these proteins:
- the top6bl gene encoding type 2 DNA topoisomerase 6 subunit B-like, yielding MMKHIQQVLRSLMLLARWGRERLEKSLVVDGGGLLVLLWAAPGLPPSGQVVNCTVAVAGPWCSGVTVEEIQQEFWQRLGPSASPCPAPDPEELCAFTEIYGPLHFLLSFQISEVKLDRCKVWSHTEGFLHKLSLTNAGVKIHLKLKLEGETYQRIFSGKAERLTLKDQTVIMDVASSITQPPMSVGAGLWCQRVHPVLGGGLPLLIPPEAMERGLYGELHLLPVTVLTPCVLQYPNLATRVTHIQVLLYSPSNLPLLGPSAFLQQLPACLALEGLGLSGLTCTPTHSTTSDSLCSDTVYTIDRAQCQETEQEGIPAVDQNLSLFLFLQHSDPFHSQLSDFMASEELLELHLEDVLRYNREAVTAALNTLLQSMLKDQQLRDQAQEKMCSALGVMLRSIGCVVSSSTNIEFRAACLDRMMVQDTYELSASLHESLQRVTAGRVVPSGRCYWGQADTLTCSRPSKNFASGNEI